Within the Rosa rugosa chromosome 2, drRosRugo1.1, whole genome shotgun sequence genome, the region GAAGCTAAAGCATTATTAAGAAGATACAGATATCGTACAGGAACCATAAGAAACTAATAGGTATTAGCTTTGTATCTTGTTTTGGTATCAGTGGCGTTTTTTAATAATCATATACAAGAACTCATTATTTTCATTCGTAGACATTTTTGTTATGTGTTGTTAACAAATTTAAATTTAGGATACTGATTGAATTGAATAAATTTGCTATTTTGGCTGCTCTATATCTCAGTTTCATTCTTGTGTATGTTGAAAGTCTTTTATTGAGCTTTTGATTTATTTGACAGAAAGCATATGAAAGTTGCTGGAGGGGTAGAGGTAGCAGATGCAGCTAAGGGGAGGAACATGAAGagatttatgtttttttatgtTGTAGTTTCGTTTTACTTTTATGAATTGTACAGTATATTTTAGAAATATATAGTATATTTGAAGTTTTATATGAATTGTACAgtatattttgagttatttttttttatatatactcCCAATTTTGACACTGATGTTGGTGCCATTCAGAATACACACTGATTCAGTAACAGTGGGAAGGAAAAAGGTATCTTGCAGCATTGGGTTTTGGGATGCCACTGATGTTTTATCAGTGTGGATTGTCCCAATAGCACCTGCTATAGAGGGGACTGATAGGGAATtagtggctgcatagtggctatTGGCATTAGCCACTGTTATCAGTGTGCTTTGTCCCAATAGGGACTAATTCAAATCAGTGTGAaatggggaaatttctagtagtggattctttgataaaattaaattaattaatgaaTGTCATATTATTTATTGAACACTTCAACGTTCAAACCAATACCAACCTGAAAACATAAAATCATCAAGAAATCATACAAATACAACCTGTATCAAGATGGAAACAGATAAGCTTTATTGATCACGTTCGACATTatccttaattaattaattaatcttgCTGCAGACTCTCCTGATCTCTCCTGCATTCCCCGTGAGAACTCCGATCCTACCCATTTTCACCATTGAAACACCAAAATCCTTCAAGAAACTAGCTTTTCCCTTTGGTGTGGCATGGTTTGTAACGTAAGTTTTGGTCTCACTGTCATCAAGAAGAGCTGCATCTGACTGAAAGAGACCCCTTCTCTTGGCCACAAGAGTATAATAGGAGACGTCAAATGTCTTGAAACTCCCCGGATCCATCTCAGCGAGAGTTGTTTGGTCGTTGGGCTTGCATTTCAACTTCAACCTTGCAATGTAGTTGTTATCCAAGGTGGGATCGGTATCGCCATTTCCGGTGAAGTTGTAAAGACGATTGTTGAAGGAAGAGCAATGAGACGTCCCAATGGTGTGACTCCCTGTATCAAGTAAATCATATAGTTAGCGAAGTAATCGAATAATTTTAGTACTACATGTGATCCATTATATATGGTTGCCGTGATTAATTAGGTATACCTGATAGTACTACAAGATCTTTAGCGCTTAGACCCTTCTGTGCAAAGCTTGATTTTAGTATAGTGATGTTTGAACGAGGTGATGGGAGATTGAGCAAGGCATCTGTCATGCTTGATACATTACCATCTCTTCGTCCAGTTTCAACATCCCAGTGTCCTCCCATGTCCTGATCCATGTCAATTAGATCAATGTTTGAAAATACGGTCAATAATGTATGTCAAACTTAAACAACCACATGATGATCTGTACTACTTACCGCGACAACCACATCCCTAGCTACAATGGCTACGATGTCAGAGCATGAAACTACTCCAGGACATGCTTTTTCCAAAGCAGACTTAACTCTGTCAATGACTCCATACCCTCGAAGACTTAGGTTTGGAGGTGCATCCTTTTCGGCTTGGTTTGTTGAAGAATTCAATAGCACTGAACCGTCGCAACCCTGCATATTCAGAGTATATTAGCTCGTGAGTCGAATAATCaaaaaagaacttaaacaaAATGGATGATTGAGTTATACGTACCCTGACAAAGCAATCATGGAAATGCATTCTCAGCAAAGGACCAGCGAGTGAAGGTGCTACCGCCATGGTTTGAGAGATAACCTTCTTGACTATGGCCTCTGCTTTCGGGCATGACTTTGCATAAAACCCTACTTTCAGTCCTTGTGCATTTGCAAAGTCAAGGACAGAAAGCAGAACGATCCCTTGGATCAGGATGAAGATAAGCTTTGAAGTAGCCATGTCCTAATCACAGAAACGTAGAAGCTTCTTAGGAATTAGTTGGGTTTCTTGTGTAGATACAATACTAACTAGCAATGTTAATTTATATAGTACGTACTAGGTTACCCGCTAAGAGTGGCTGTCATTACTTGGCGTTTCGATTGACTTTTGATTGGTTTTGGCTGTCTTGTTTGAATCTCTGATATAACTACTCAGGATATTAAGAATCATATGCAATGATCAGATGAGAAGAATTATAAACCCTAGCTAGTTGATTTATGGGATAGTATTTGAATTAATATAGGCATTAGGCTGCATAAGCATTTGATCCAGAATATATTAGGACGCTCGGACTCTTCATTCCTTCAAGGGCACAAAAGAAGAGTTGACCTTAATTTGCATATATTATCATAACGTAACAGATTGACAGCAAGCATGTGCTGTATGGCTAGCTAGCTGAACCAATTATAGCCCAATTTCCCGCTGACAGTTTACCAGCTGCTACAATTATCATCCTCATAAACCAATAGAAACTTTGCAACATTGCACTCCAGATAGCAGATTGGTCATACATATAGTAACTTGCAAAATTATATATTACTCTCATTACTTAAAATGGAAGCAAAAAGAATTAATGAATTCATGCTTGTTTTTAGTGTCTTAACCCTGATCCAACATTATCGATAATATTGTTGGATCAGCTCCTATTTCAGAAATCTCTCGATCAATTCGTAAGGATTTTTGTTAAGAGATTCGTTGAGATTAATCCCTCGATCAGAGACAATCGATGGGACTCAAGGCATACCCTTAAACTTGACATGAATGAGAGAGAACTGATCGATTCCTTAGTTGAAACACCACTAAAACGATCATCATATCTTTGGGATCCTACGATCGGAAAGATTCATAGTTTAGATTTCCACTCAAAAACTATATTTACAGAAGAAAAATAATCACTCCATGAATACACATTTAATATTGTCTTGCGTTTCTAATTAACTTTTTGTAACGATGATCTTTAAAAACTGACCTAAAAGATTTGTGTTAGTATGCCAAAGCCAAAGTACGTGATTAGTTTCCAATATCTATCTTGCTTGATTGGGGTCCTGGATTATCACGTGACATTTCCATACAGTGATTTAGGCCAATAATATCACTCGAATTTGATGAGAACCTTGCAGggagtgaaaaaaaaattaagaaaccaATTAGAAATAAGTACAAATCATATGAACTAATGATATCACTCCGGCCACCACGTATATCATAGTCTGAGACTATCTAATaatttccccccccccccccttgtattctgcaatttcattaatcaaggcttgagggcagccgcaccaacccctttaaaaaaaaaataataataaaataattttcCATTGATCAGTGCTAGAACCGTAGAATGTTGTTATGATTGGTTTGTTATTAATTATGTACAAGTTTCTTACGTACATTGCGCCGGCCTTAATGTCAGACACGTTCATATTACCAGGAAACACGACCCACGAGAATGTGTTCTGGAAACTTGAATGTCGTAAAGAATCAAAACTTCACTAAACTATATATGTATTGCGGATTTTAAGAAACATTAATCCAGCTAGCTAGCAAAAACCAATCCTGATACTCGGACATGCATAATGCAATGCTTGTATATAATAAATAACAAGGGTTAGAAGAGGGTACTGATGACCTTTTTCCCAAAAATAAACCGATAATGAGAGGGTTCTATAATTTTAACAATAAATTTTCTCTTTGATCTATTagatttttgtataaatataacacgtgtcTTGTACGGTGAGAGTATTGTATATATAGATTTTAGTATATATGCCCAAAAATTGTATAGATTTTGGCATACATGCCCTATGTATTGTATAGATTTTCGTATGCATGCCCAAAAGTACTACGCATGTACTCATATGTATTGTACGTTGAGAGTAATGTATGTCTCTactgaaaatatatataagacTGCAGATATTAGAGTCAAGTTTTCCATATTTTCATAGATTGGTAATTATTGTTTTGACTATCAGAGCTAGATTGTCTGCATGTTTGGTTCAACGATCATACCACGTTAATTACTAAATATGAGATTTTCAACTTATTTGCTTAAAACTTTCCAACACGTGAGCCTATATTGAGAATAATGTCTCACATGAAAAATTTAAGACTTCATAATGTAAAGACTCTCAACCTATTGCATGCTAATTGGTTTGGATGATTCTATTATGTACAGAAAGCTACTAGCTAATTACTACAAACCAAttctaaaattaaaaataacatACCGATTTGTCATTGGATATTTTGATGCAGCTCATTaatacattttttttgttttcatgtatagcgagaaaaaaaaatcataattaaataattaaatagaTCATACGTTCTGGCTTAAAAATTCTACATTGCACATTGATGTATTAATATTTTATGTTATATGCATGACATCATCTTAGTCGTTTATGTCAACCATTAATCATACTGATTTTTGGTCAAAATCtcattttttttgaagtaatgaTAATTTCATTGCTAAAAGCGCATGTCAAGAAAGTCATTACATACCCACCCGTTGTCACATACTGATGGACATAACAAGGCTTCGTGGGGGAGTCACAGTGGTACATaagatagaccaactatattagAACTtaccgctcacttatttaaagcgagcctataactaTGTCAAATAATTGCATAGCTTATAGGCTTTACAACCATAAAAGAACATATATCTTCTCCTTTTCCTTTAAGCTAGGGTTAGGAGGTTTACCTGAAAACAGAACACTCAGGACATCTTCAGCAGGAACTTTCTTCGCTTTAGgaggatttttgtttttggctcCCAAAGGtcttcctctcttcttttttccacCAGGAAGCTCTATTTACACAGGTTTGGGCATCATTACATCTGCAGGCACCAACATACCACCTGGTGTCTCTACTAAACTGAGAGATTTTGCACTGAACTTGGTAGGGAATTCAGACATTTTTACCTTCTTGGAGGGAGCAATAGGGCTTGTTTTGCCTTCCAGGAAATCAAACATAAAAAATTGGAGcttttttggagaagaaaatgaCCGGTCTCTCTTTGCTTGCAGGTAGGGGTCCACGGGTACCAAAGCCAACTCATTGCCGTCAGCGTGTCTTTTTTCTGCACTACAAATAACAATAGGTTTGCATACCTTACTTGTCTCAGCTCCTCCAAACAAAGACCTTCCAACCAGCGGAAGAATAGGGGTAGTGAGACCTTGGAAGTGAAACATTCCATCCTTGAATTGATTTcctgaaaaccctaaaaatGAGCCATTGAACTCTAGTTTTCTTGCCGCTGGTGATGGGGTAGCAGTGACCGGTGGAGTTGCAGTTTCACCATTGCATGCTTCTCCCTCATGATACACACGCTGACATGTCTTGCATTTGTCCACGAGGTTTTTAAAGAAGAAGTGAACCTCTTGCTCAATCCCTTTGGCGAACTTTAGGGTTTTTTGCATGAAAAAAGGTTTCGAAATTGCAtgtgaaaccctaaccctaatctcTCCAGTTGCATCAAAAAACTTTTGGTCCAGTTCAATGAATTTACCTGCAACAGTAGCAACATTTGCAATAGTATTCCTTTGTTCATATGTCGGCGGCATATTTGTGATGCGAACCCAAAAGAATAAATCCTCCATCTCCACAGATCGCAGAGACGATACTCCATCATATGGTTGTATAACAATCAAAGCACGATTGAAACTCCATGGACCAACCACCAATACCTTGTTTCTATCTCCTCG harbors:
- the LOC133733511 gene encoding peroxidase 27-like; translated protein: MATSKLIFILIQGIVLLSVLDFANAQGLKVGFYAKSCPKAEAIVKKVISQTMAVAPSLAGPLLRMHFHDCFVRGCDGSVLLNSSTNQAEKDAPPNLSLRGYGVIDRVKSALEKACPGVVSCSDIVAIVARDVVVADMGGHWDVETGRRDGNVSSMTDALLNLPSPRSNITILKSSFAQKGLSAKDLVVLSGSHTIGTSHCSSFNNRLYNFTGNGDTDPTLDNNYIARLKLKCKPNDQTTLAEMDPGSFKTFDVSYYTLVAKRRGLFQSDAALLDDSETKTYVTNHATPKGKASFLKDFGVSMVKMGRIGVLTGNAGEIRRVCSKIN